The following proteins are encoded in a genomic region of Paludisphaera rhizosphaerae:
- a CDS encoding DUF1501 domain-containing protein, translating to MTPPIITPRGMHRRHFLGHLAATTLGIPAAQFFSSLRANAAVAKKNQRSCIVLWMSGGPSHLDIWDLKPDSEKNGGPFKPIATSAPGVSISEHMPKTAKQMHHLNVIRSLDSKEGNHERGTYLMHTGYVPNPTVVHPGWGSTAAFELGSQMEDFDLPHCVSINTPGQGAGFLGMSYTPFMVGNPNAPIANLAPPKDVDEMRLDRRLQMLSRVENDFIKQRGAQAAQDHKAVYAKTIRMMNSKYKDIFKLDSEPDAVREAYGKGQFGSGCLLARRLVEQGVTYVEVAMGGWDTHADNFDALSTRLLPQLDQGMAALTADLASRGLLDTTTIVWMGEFGRTPRINQNAGRDHWPRSWSVVMGGGGMKGGQVIGSTDKDGVDVSDRPVGVMDLIATMTKSMGIGLDTSYTTPRGRPMRVVDGGKPIAELIG from the coding sequence ATGACGCCTCCGATCATCACCCCCCGAGGGATGCACCGTCGCCACTTCCTCGGACACCTTGCGGCCACCACGCTTGGCATCCCCGCGGCGCAGTTCTTCAGCTCGCTGCGGGCCAATGCGGCGGTGGCCAAGAAGAACCAACGAAGCTGCATCGTCCTCTGGATGTCGGGCGGCCCGAGCCACCTGGACATCTGGGACCTGAAACCCGACAGCGAGAAGAACGGCGGCCCCTTCAAGCCGATCGCGACCTCCGCGCCGGGGGTCTCGATCAGCGAGCATATGCCGAAGACCGCCAAGCAGATGCATCACCTGAACGTCATCCGCTCGCTGGACTCCAAGGAGGGGAACCACGAGCGCGGGACGTATCTGATGCACACCGGCTACGTCCCCAACCCGACGGTCGTCCACCCCGGCTGGGGTTCGACGGCCGCCTTCGAGCTGGGGAGCCAGATGGAGGACTTCGACCTCCCCCACTGCGTCTCGATCAACACGCCGGGGCAAGGCGCTGGGTTCCTCGGGATGTCGTACACGCCCTTCATGGTCGGCAACCCGAACGCCCCGATCGCCAACCTGGCCCCGCCGAAGGACGTCGATGAGATGCGGCTGGACCGCCGGCTCCAGATGCTCAGCCGGGTCGAGAACGACTTCATCAAGCAGCGCGGCGCGCAAGCGGCCCAGGATCACAAGGCCGTCTACGCGAAGACGATTCGGATGATGAACTCGAAGTACAAGGACATCTTCAAGCTCGACTCCGAGCCCGACGCCGTTCGAGAAGCCTACGGCAAGGGCCAGTTCGGCTCGGGATGCCTGCTGGCCCGCCGGCTGGTGGAGCAGGGGGTGACCTACGTCGAGGTCGCGATGGGAGGCTGGGACACCCACGCCGACAACTTCGACGCCCTCTCGACGAGGCTCCTGCCGCAGCTCGACCAGGGGATGGCCGCCCTGACCGCCGACCTGGCGAGCCGAGGTTTGCTCGACACCACGACGATCGTCTGGATGGGCGAATTCGGCCGCACGCCGAGGATCAACCAGAACGCCGGCCGCGACCACTGGCCTCGTAGCTGGTCGGTCGTCATGGGCGGCGGCGGCATGAAGGGGGGCCAGGTCATCGGCTCGACCGACAAGGACGGCGTCGACGTCTCCGACCGCCCGGTCGGCGTCATGGACTTGATCGCGACCATGACCAAGTCCATGGGCATCGGCCTCGATACATCCTACACGACCCCTCGCGGTCGGCCGATGCGAGTCGTCGACGGCGGCAAGCCGATCGCCGAACTCATCGGCTGA
- a CDS encoding DUF1549 domain-containing protein, translating into MHSRDGRAEARTSRRTVSRAAAAAVGVVVVLAAGALRSNAGDGPTDKTPAASKSSPGSASFLDPLLQKEWKDAGLKPAPVARDEEFLRRVYLDILGRTPTVAEAREFLSVKGGPEKRNRLVDQLLENVDYPKNMATEWSILLLGRGRQERNVDRAALTAWLRKQFSANRPWNEIVYDLVTASGSNKDNGAVNYTLAHLESEAVPLTSRTVRLFLGQQLQCVQCHDHPQNDWKQADFWGINAFFRGIKREEKRMVDGTGLEKVDHVELKDVPTEGFAKFDRRNGMMGIAFPKFIDGRKLEKPEKALRRVELGKLITEPTGDLLPRAMVNRMWAHFMGRGFVNPVDDIGPHNTPVMPDVFDKLTQEFHESGYDLKQLIRWITSSAAYQVSSVRPGKEKPEDDLFSVAALRPLSPEQLFDSLLTATAAHKTGSGRNDDKRDAWMRQFLFTFGNDEGDEATSFQGTIPQSLMMMNGELMRDALSGKPGSFLADAVEQAGRQRRPSAFMVDQLYLAALSRHPSNAEASAAVHHLESYPDAIPFLQDLFWALLNSNEFILNH; encoded by the coding sequence ATGCACTCACGCGATGGAAGGGCCGAGGCCCGGACGTCTCGTCGTACCGTTTCGCGCGCGGCCGCCGCAGCCGTGGGCGTCGTCGTCGTTCTGGCGGCGGGCGCGCTAAGGTCGAACGCCGGCGACGGGCCGACGGACAAGACGCCGGCTGCGTCCAAGTCCTCGCCCGGTTCGGCGAGTTTTCTCGACCCACTGCTTCAGAAGGAGTGGAAGGACGCCGGCCTGAAGCCCGCGCCGGTCGCTCGCGACGAGGAGTTCCTCCGCCGCGTTTACCTCGACATCCTGGGGCGAACCCCCACCGTCGCCGAGGCCCGAGAGTTCCTCTCCGTCAAGGGTGGTCCCGAGAAGCGCAACCGTTTGGTCGACCAGCTTTTGGAGAACGTCGACTATCCCAAGAACATGGCCACCGAATGGTCGATCCTGCTGCTGGGACGCGGCCGCCAGGAGCGAAACGTCGACCGCGCCGCTCTGACGGCGTGGCTTCGGAAGCAGTTCTCGGCGAATCGTCCCTGGAACGAGATCGTCTACGACCTGGTGACGGCCAGCGGGTCGAACAAGGACAACGGCGCGGTCAACTATACGCTCGCCCACCTGGAGAGCGAGGCCGTGCCGTTGACCTCGCGCACCGTCCGCCTCTTCCTGGGCCAGCAACTCCAGTGCGTCCAGTGCCATGACCATCCCCAGAACGACTGGAAGCAGGCCGACTTCTGGGGGATCAACGCCTTCTTCCGCGGCATCAAGCGCGAGGAGAAGCGGATGGTCGACGGCACCGGCCTGGAAAAGGTCGACCACGTCGAGTTGAAAGACGTCCCAACCGAGGGGTTCGCCAAGTTCGACCGCCGGAACGGCATGATGGGGATCGCCTTCCCCAAGTTCATCGACGGCCGGAAGCTTGAGAAGCCGGAGAAGGCCCTGCGGCGGGTGGAACTGGGCAAGCTCATCACCGAACCGACCGGCGACCTGCTCCCCCGCGCCATGGTCAACCGGATGTGGGCCCACTTCATGGGCCGCGGGTTCGTCAACCCGGTCGACGACATCGGCCCCCATAACACGCCCGTGATGCCCGACGTCTTCGACAAGCTGACCCAGGAATTCCATGAGAGCGGCTACGACCTGAAGCAGTTGATCCGCTGGATCACCTCGTCGGCCGCCTATCAGGTTTCGAGCGTCCGTCCCGGCAAGGAGAAGCCCGAGGACGATCTGTTCAGCGTCGCGGCCCTCCGTCCGCTGAGCCCCGAACAGTTGTTCGACTCGCTGCTCACCGCCACCGCCGCCCACAAGACGGGGAGCGGCCGCAACGACGACAAGCGCGACGCCTGGATGCGCCAGTTCCTCTTCACCTTCGGCAACGACGAAGGGGACGAGGCCACGAGCTTCCAGGGGACGATCCCTCAGTCGCTGATGATGATGAACGGCGAGTTGATGCGCGACGCCCTTTCCGGCAAGCCGGGAAGCTTCCTGGCCGACGCCGTCGAGCAGGCCGGACGCCAGCGCAGGCCGTCGGCGTTCATGGTGGACCAGCTCTATCTGGCCGCCCTGAGCCGTCACCCTTCGAACGCCGAGGCCTCAGCGGCCGTACATCATTTAGAGTCATATCCCGACGCGATCCCGTTCCTCCAGGATCTGTTTTGGGCCCTGCTCAACTCGAACGAGTTCATCCTCAACCACTGA